From the genome of Glycine max cultivar Williams 82 chromosome 2, Glycine_max_v4.0, whole genome shotgun sequence, one region includes:
- the LOC100778086 gene encoding abscisate beta-glucosyltransferase encodes MVLKTDSVKMFFFPFVGGGHQIPMIDAARVFASHGAKSTILATPSNALHFQNSITRDQQTGLPVAIHTFSADIPDTDMSAVGPFIDSSALLEPLRQLLLRHPPDCIVVDMFHRWAPDIVDELGIARIVFTGHGCFPRCVTENIINHVTLENLSSDLEPFVVPNLPHHIEMTRSQVPIFLRSPSPFPDRMRQLEEKSFGIVTNSFYDLEPDYADYLKKGTKAWIIGPVSLCNRTAEDKTERGKTPTIDEQKCLNWLNSKKPNSVLYVSFGSLARLPSEQLKEIAYGLEASEQSFIWVVRNIHNNPSENKENGSGNFLPEGFEQRMKEKDKGLVLRGWAPQLLILEHVAIKGFMTHCGWNSTLESVCAGVPMITWPLSAEQFSNEKLITDVLKIGVQVGSREWWSWNSEWKDLVGREKVESAVRKLMVESEEAEEMTTRAKEIADKARRAVEKGGTSYADAEALIQELIARRLARQD; translated from the coding sequence ATGGTCCTCAAAACTGATtcagttaaaatgttttttttccccttcGTAGGAGGAGGCCATCAGATTCCAATGATAGACGCAGCAAGAGTGTTTGCATCTCACGGAGCAAAATCAACCATCCTAGCAACACCCTCCAACGCTCTCCACTTCCAAAACTCGATCACGCGCGACCAACAAACCGGTCTTCCCGTCGCCATTCACACCTTCTCCGCCGACATACCCGACACAGACATGTCTGCTGTCGGTCCCTTCATCGACTCCTCGGCTCTCCTCGAACCTCTTCGGCAGCTCCTCCTCCGACACCCGCCAGACTGCATTGTTGTCGACATGTTCCACCGTTGGGCTCCCGACATAGTTGACGAGCTAGGAATCGCGAGAATTGTCTTCACCGGCCACGGGTGCTTCCCTCGCTGCGTCACTGAAAATATCATAAACCATGTCACGCTTGAGAATCTGAGTTCAGACTTGGAACCTTTCGTTGTTCCTAATCTGCCACACCATATCGAAATGACGAGGTCTCAGGTTCCTATTTTTCTGAGAAGCCCGTCTCCGTTTCCTGATAGGATGAGGCAGTTAGAGGAGAAGAGTTTCGGCATTGTTACCAACAGCTTCTATGACTTGGAACCGGATTATGCTGATTACCTAAAAAAGGGAACGAAGGCATGGATTATAGGACCAGTGTCCCTTTGCAACAGAACTGCAGAAGATAAAACCGAGAGAGGGAAGACACCCACTATAGATGAACAAAAGTGCTTGAATTGGTTGAATTCTAAGAAACCCAATTCAGTTCTTTATGTCAGCTTTGGAAGCTTGGCTCGGTTACCCTCTGAGCAGTTAAAGGAAATTGCTTATGGTCTTGAAGCTTCTGAACAATCGTTCATTTGGGTGGTGAGGAATATCCATAACAACCCAtcagaaaacaaagaaaatggaagCGGAAACTTTCTTCCGGAAGGGTTTGAGCAGAGGATGAAGGAAAAGGATAAAGGGTTGGTTCTTAGAGGTTGGGCTCCTCAGCTGTTGATTTTGGAGCATGTTGCAATCAAAGGGTTTATGACCCATTGTGGATGGAACTCCACTTTGGAAAGTGTGTGTGCTGGTGTGCCAATGATTACGTGGCCTCTCTCGGCCGAGCAATTTTCGAACGAGAAGTTGATAACTGATGTTTTGAAGATTGGTGTTCAAGTGGGGAGCAGGGAGTGGTGGTCGTGGAATTCAGAATGGAAAGATTTGGTGGGAAGAGAGAAGGTTGAATCAGCAGTGAGGAAATTGATGGTGGAGAGTGAAGAGGCAGAGGAAATGACAACAAGAGCCAAAGAGATTGCAGATAAAGCAAGAAGAGCTGTGGAAAAAGGTGGAACATCTTACGCTGATGCGGAGGCATTGATTCAGGAGCTTATAGCTCGCAGATTGGCGAGACAAGATTAg